Proteins from a single region of Manis javanica isolate MJ-LG chromosome 5, MJ_LKY, whole genome shotgun sequence:
- the CHRNA4 gene encoding neuronal acetylcholine receptor subunit alpha-4 isoform X4, whose protein sequence is MKFGSWTYDKAKIDLVSMHSRVDQLDFWESGEWLIVDAVGTYNTRKYECCAEVYPDITYAFVIRRLPLFYTINLIIPCLLISCLTVLVFYLPSECGEKITLCISVLLSLTVFLLLITEIIPSTSLVIPLIGEYLLFTMIFVTLSIVITVFVLNVHHRSPRTHTMPAWVRRVFLDIVPRLLFMKRPCVVKDSCRRLIESMHKMASAPRFGPKPEGEPSIRGRAQSRGPSPSPSFCGPVDEPVNPQPACKLPLDQVPALQPSETGKASPCLLPSPCRPPTGTRAPGLAKARALSVQHMSSPGEAVEGSVRCRSRSVQYCVPQDDATSQAEGPTAGSPVSQVRSVELAPPDQPPPCTCECKMEPSVASPNAVPKACSTKALPRHLPLSPALTQAVEGVQYIADHLKAEDTDFSVKEDWKYVAMVIDRIFLWVFVIVCLLGTAGLFLPPWLAGMI, encoded by the exons ATGAAGTTCGGGTCCTGGACGTACGACAAGGCCAAGATCGACCTGGTGAGCATGCACAGCCGCGTGGACCAGCTGGACTTCTGGGAGAGTGGCGAGTGGCTCATCGTGGACGCCGTGGGCACCTACAACACCCGCAAGTACGAGTGCTGCGCCGAGGTCTACCCGGACATCACCTACGCCTTCGTCATCCGGCGCCTGCCGCTCTTCTACACCATCAACCTCATCATCCCCTGCCTGCTCATCTCCTGCCTCACCGTGCTCGTCTTCTACCTGCCGTCCGAGTGCGGCGAGAAGATCACGCTGTGCATCTCCGTGCTGCTCTCGCTCACCGTCTTCCTGCTCCTCATCACCGAGATCATCCCGTCCACCTCGCTGGTCATCCCGCTCATCGGCGAGTACCTGCTCTTCACCATGATCTTCGTCACCCTCTCCATCGTCATCACCGTGTTTGTGCTCAACGTGCACCACCGCTCACCGCGCACGCACACCATGCCCGCCTGGGTGCGCCGCGTCTTCCTGGACATCGTGCCGCGCCTGCTCTTCATGAAACGGCCATGCGTGGTCAAAGACAGCTGCCGGCGGCTCATCGAGTCCATGCACAAGATGGCAAGTGCCCCGCGCTTCGGGCCCAAGCCCGAGGGGGAGCCCAGCATCAGGGGCAGGGCCCAGAGCCGGGGCCCCTCGCCCTCCCCGTCCTTCTGTGGCCCCGTGGACGAGCCTGTCAACCCCCAGCCAGCCTGCAAGCTGCCCCTAGACCAGGTTCCTGCTCTACAGCCCTCAGAAACCGGGAAagccagcccctgcctcctgcccagcccctgccgCCCACCCACTGGTACCCGGGCCCCAGGGCTGGCCAAAGCCCGGGCCCTGAGTGTCCAGCACATGTCCAGCCCTGGTGAAGCCGTGGAGGGCAGTGTCCGGTGCCGGTCTCGGAGTGTCCAGTACTGCGTTCCCCAAGATGATGCCACCTCCCAGGCTGAGGGCCCCACGGCCGGCTCTCCTGTCTCCCAGGTCCGCTCGGTCGAGCTCGCACCACCAGACCAGCCCCCTCCATGCACATGTGAGTGCAAGATGGAACCATCTGTGGCGTCCCCGAACGCCGTGCCCAAAGCCTGCAGCACCAAGGCCCTGCCCCGGCACCTGCCCCTGTCACCAGCCCTGACGCAGGCAGTGGAGGGCGTCCAGTACATTGCAGACCACCTGAAGGCGGAAGACACAGACTTCTCG GTGAAGGAGGATTGGAAATACGTGGCCATGGTCATCGACCGCATTTTCCTCTGGGTGTTTGTCATCGTCTGCTTGCTGGGCACTGCGGGCCTCTTCCTGCCACCCTGGCTGGCCGGCATGATCTAG